One segment of Paraburkholderia caribensis DNA contains the following:
- a CDS encoding ABC transporter ATP-binding protein: protein MTQGAHIVASGVTLRYATRGVLNGVDLAVAPGELVALLGPSGCGKSSLLRAIAGLTRTTSGAIRVDGATVDGPRPEVALAFQDPCLLPWLTVERNVAFGLTFARQPQLARTVRKERVTKALAAVGLEHARHWLPSQLSGGMAQRVALARCLAREPRALLLDEPFGALDEVTRADMQQLLVAAVRNTGASALFVTHDIDEALLVADQIVLLGNRGTLVGRWAIELPQPRHTQLRSLGELRISILQALQNSISAAA from the coding sequence ATGACGCAAGGCGCGCATATCGTCGCAAGCGGCGTCACACTGCGCTATGCCACGCGTGGCGTGCTGAATGGCGTCGACCTGGCGGTCGCGCCGGGCGAACTCGTTGCGCTGCTCGGACCGAGCGGTTGCGGCAAGTCGTCGCTGTTGCGGGCCATCGCGGGCCTGACGCGAACCACGTCCGGCGCGATTCGCGTCGATGGCGCAACGGTCGATGGACCGCGCCCCGAAGTCGCGCTCGCGTTTCAGGATCCGTGTCTGCTGCCGTGGCTCACGGTCGAGCGCAACGTGGCTTTCGGGCTGACCTTCGCGCGTCAGCCGCAACTCGCGCGCACGGTCCGCAAGGAACGCGTGACGAAAGCGCTGGCCGCCGTCGGGCTGGAACATGCCCGTCACTGGCTGCCGTCGCAGCTCTCCGGCGGCATGGCGCAGCGCGTCGCGCTGGCACGCTGCCTCGCGCGCGAGCCACGCGCATTGCTGCTCGATGAACCGTTCGGCGCGCTGGACGAAGTGACCCGCGCCGACATGCAGCAGCTTCTGGTCGCCGCCGTGCGCAACACAGGCGCATCCGCGCTGTTCGTCACGCACGACATCGACGAAGCGCTGCTGGTCGCCGATCAGATCGTGCTGCTCGGCAATCGCGGCACGCTCGTCGGACGCTGGGCAATCGAACTGCCGCAGCCGCGCCACACCCAGTTGCGCTCGCTCGGCGAGTTGCGCATATCCATCCTTCAGGCGCTGCAAAACTCGATATCAGCGGCAGCCTGA
- a CDS encoding ABC transporter permease, translating to MSSVLVREASSPARSRRPASAHWRSVVLGAAGLAAALALWWLAATLLADHNAMAAQFAPQRALEALPALITSDQLLVHVATSLKRIAVGLAWALVVGVPLGFAIGRLRWLEQTLSPTLQFLRMISPLSWMPLAVMSLGVGDRAVYFLLAFAAVWPLVMSTASGVAHLDRRWIQLGESLAATRAEMLWHIYVPGVAAHVLTGVRLAIGILWIVLVPAEMLGVSAGLGYLILDTRDRLAYSELTAVILVIGVLGFLLDLAARAIAARLSSDVAMRDQ from the coding sequence TTGTCTAGCGTGCTCGTGCGTGAGGCTTCGTCACCGGCACGCAGCCGCAGGCCGGCGTCCGCGCATTGGCGCAGTGTCGTGCTCGGCGCCGCGGGCCTGGCCGCCGCCTTGGCGCTCTGGTGGCTCGCCGCCACGCTGCTCGCGGACCACAACGCGATGGCCGCGCAGTTCGCGCCGCAGCGCGCGCTGGAAGCCCTGCCTGCCCTTATCACCAGCGACCAGTTGCTCGTGCATGTGGCGACCAGTCTCAAGCGTATTGCCGTCGGACTTGCATGGGCGCTCGTGGTCGGCGTGCCACTGGGTTTCGCCATCGGCCGTTTGCGCTGGCTCGAACAGACGCTCTCGCCCACCTTGCAATTCCTGCGCATGATCTCGCCCCTTTCGTGGATGCCGCTGGCCGTGATGTCGCTCGGCGTCGGCGATCGTGCGGTGTATTTTCTGCTCGCGTTCGCCGCTGTGTGGCCGCTCGTGATGAGCACGGCGTCAGGCGTCGCACATCTGGACCGGCGCTGGATCCAGCTTGGCGAAAGCCTCGCCGCCACGCGCGCGGAAATGCTCTGGCATATCTATGTGCCGGGCGTCGCTGCACATGTGCTCACTGGCGTGCGACTCGCTATCGGCATCTTGTGGATCGTGCTGGTGCCTGCGGAAATGCTCGGCGTGAGCGCGGGACTCGGCTATCTGATTCTCGATACCCGCGACCGGCTCGCGTATTCGGAGCTGACGGCCGTCATCCTCGTAATCGGCGTGCTGGGTTTTCTGCTGGATCTCGCGGCGCGCGCCATTGCCGCGCGCCTGTCGAGTGATGTGGCGATGCGGGATCAGTAG
- a CDS encoding acyl-CoA dehydrogenase family protein → MSGPVSFDALDAWLDANAEALDVDASRASEVLPQLVRSRAVAAGVPEALGGAGGSIADAIDTVAAVAQRSLTAAFVLWGHRTFIEYVLQSENEALRTRWLAPLLAGEIAGATGLSNAMKYLSDIEPLQMHAARSGDAFALNGSLPWITNLRREGFIAAAAFDHDDGSPPSIFAIPHDAPGVERSDDLNLIALRASNTAALRVNGTVLDDTYRLAANAPVWLARVRPAFLGLQCGMSIGLARRALLATLEASEASRGSIHEEIHELEATLANQSSQLKQGVLDGTFFNAPATMFELRIALVDTVTQAVSLEVQATGGRGYLRGQSGGARRVREASFIPIVTPSLVQLKSQLARHRRAAAA, encoded by the coding sequence ATGAGCGGGCCCGTGAGCTTCGACGCGCTCGACGCGTGGCTCGACGCGAACGCCGAGGCACTCGACGTCGACGCATCCCGTGCGTCAGAGGTGCTGCCGCAACTGGTGCGCTCGCGTGCCGTTGCGGCGGGCGTGCCCGAAGCGCTGGGCGGCGCGGGCGGCAGCATCGCGGACGCAATCGATACGGTCGCCGCCGTCGCACAACGCTCGCTGACCGCGGCCTTCGTGCTGTGGGGGCATCGCACCTTCATCGAATACGTGTTGCAAAGCGAGAACGAGGCACTGCGCACACGGTGGCTGGCACCGCTTCTGGCGGGCGAGATCGCGGGCGCCACAGGGCTGTCGAATGCGATGAAGTATCTGTCCGATATCGAGCCCTTGCAGATGCACGCGGCACGCAGCGGCGACGCATTCGCGCTGAACGGCAGCCTGCCGTGGATCACCAACCTGCGGCGTGAAGGCTTCATCGCCGCCGCAGCCTTCGATCACGACGACGGCTCGCCGCCCTCCATCTTTGCAATCCCGCACGATGCACCCGGCGTCGAGCGCAGCGACGATCTCAACCTGATCGCCCTGCGCGCGAGCAATACGGCTGCGCTGCGCGTCAACGGCACGGTGCTCGACGACACGTATCGCCTCGCCGCCAACGCACCCGTTTGGCTCGCCCGGGTGCGTCCGGCATTTCTCGGCCTGCAATGCGGAATGTCGATCGGACTCGCGCGACGTGCGTTGCTCGCCACGCTGGAAGCGAGCGAAGCGTCGCGCGGATCGATCCATGAAGAAATTCACGAGCTGGAAGCGACACTCGCCAATCAGTCGTCGCAACTGAAGCAGGGCGTGCTCGACGGCACCTTCTTCAACGCGCCCGCAACGATGTTCGAACTGCGCATCGCACTCGTCGATACCGTCACGCAAGCCGTCTCGCTCGAAGTACAGGCGACGGGTGGGCGCGGCTATCTGCGCGGTCAGAGCGGCGGCGCGCGGCGTGTGCGCGAGGCATCGTTCATTCCCATCGTGACGCCGAGCCTCGTGCAACTGAAGTCGCAACTCGCGCGGCATCGACGGGCGGCAGCGGCATGA
- a CDS encoding fatty acid desaturase has translation MSFYLDDAQRHALTQRRNSFTWRTEWPTWLLIGAIYGGWFFIASHARGLGLSIAIPLLAVFSAWYMSLQHELLHGHPTRSPFVNGLIGFAPLAVWFPYRVYRDLHLQHHDDAHLTHPEVDPESYFVSREAWRQAGMLTRVLLIARNTFAGRLLLGPAFSIAATSTQALRKVARGDWADVPAWAAHIAALVVLAVWLDRQCGIAPWLFIAGVGYPALALSSVRSFQEHRDAELHEHRSVINEAAWCWRLLFLNNNYHLVHHDLPHVPWFALRKVYDASRQQYIERSGGFLVKGYSEWLRRYSFARIAHPVYGDPSGLIWDSPFASDQFAGKLRVKSMRVVRRGELHEADLPAVAERQTARQIL, from the coding sequence ATGTCTTTCTATCTCGACGACGCACAACGCCACGCGCTCACGCAACGCCGCAACAGCTTCACATGGCGCACCGAATGGCCGACGTGGCTCCTGATCGGGGCGATCTACGGCGGATGGTTTTTCATCGCGAGCCACGCGCGCGGGTTGGGTCTGAGCATTGCGATTCCGCTGCTCGCCGTGTTCAGCGCGTGGTACATGTCGCTGCAGCATGAACTGCTGCACGGGCATCCGACGCGCTCACCGTTCGTCAACGGACTGATCGGGTTTGCGCCGCTCGCCGTGTGGTTTCCGTATCGGGTGTATCGCGATCTGCATTTGCAGCATCACGACGATGCGCATCTGACGCATCCCGAAGTCGATCCTGAAAGTTATTTTGTTAGTCGCGAGGCCTGGCGGCAGGCGGGGATGCTCACCCGTGTGCTGCTGATTGCGCGGAATACTTTCGCGGGGCGGCTGTTGCTCGGGCCGGCGTTTTCGATTGCGGCGACGTCGACGCAGGCGTTGCGGAAGGTTGCCCGGGGTGATTGGGCTGATGTGCCTGCGTGGGCGGCGCATATTGCGGCGCTTGTTGTGCTCGCTGTCTGGCTTGATCGTCAGTGCGGGATTGCGCCTTGGCTGTTTATCGCGGGGGTCGGGTATCCGGCGCTGGCGTTGAGTTCCGTGCGTTCGTTTCAGGAGCATCGCGATGCGGAGTTGCATGAGCATCGATCGGTGATCAACGAGGCTGCGTGGTGCTGGCGTCTACTGTTTCTGAATAATAACTACCATCTGGTTCATCACGACTTGCCGCATGTGCCGTGGTTTGCCCTGCGGAAAGTTTATGACGCGTCCCGGCAGCAATATATAGAGCGCTCGGGAGGATTTCTGGTAAAGGGCTATAGCGAGTGGTTGAGACGTTATTCGTTCGCCAGGATCGCGCATCCGGTTTATGGAGACCCGTCCGGTTTGATCTGGGACAGTCCGTTCGCTTCCGATCAGTTCGCGGGTAAATTACGGGTGAAATCTATGCGAGTTGTCCGTCGAGGAGAACTCCACGAGGCCGACCTGCCCGCGGTTGCTGAACGCCAAACCGCAAGACAGATCCTATAA
- the iaaH gene encoding indoleacetamide hydrolase, translating into MHWTVDEQLALSATQAVAAIQSGRLDALDYVATLLARAAALDTLNAFTAIDMEGALAAAKRIDALPPDEKARLPLAGLPVVIKDNINTAGLLTSAGTPALNGFKPKTDAPSVRKLIDAGAIVLGKTNMHELAFGITSANLSPHAGVVRNPYDPSLIAGGSSGGTAVAVAARVCPAGLGSDTGGSTRIPAALTGIAGFRPSVGNGGAERRYHDPHAVVPISHTRDTVGPMARTVADVALLDGVITGDTALPDVPLPALRIGLPEPLWADLEGATEDVARAALTTLAAAGVTFVPVAMPDLLRLNEQTGGPIAIHEALDDVRDYLVANDAPVRTVGELAARIASPDVRNIYDVVLAGALAQHYADAMNTWRPQLQRHYADTFAAERLDALLFPTTRLAAVPIDEVNGSSVVSIDGAPAIDEMTAYLRNTDPASNAGIPGLSLPAGLTQDGLPVGIELDGPLGSDRRLLAIGIAFEALLGAVPAPTI; encoded by the coding sequence ATGCATTGGACCGTCGATGAGCAACTCGCGCTGAGCGCAACGCAGGCCGTTGCCGCCATCCAGTCCGGCCGGCTCGACGCACTCGACTACGTCGCAACCCTGCTCGCGCGCGCCGCAGCACTCGATACGCTCAACGCGTTCACCGCCATCGACATGGAAGGCGCGCTCGCCGCCGCGAAGCGCATCGACGCGCTCCCGCCCGACGAAAAAGCCCGGCTACCGCTCGCGGGCCTGCCCGTCGTCATCAAGGACAACATCAACACGGCGGGTCTGCTGACCTCGGCGGGCACGCCCGCGCTCAACGGGTTCAAGCCGAAAACGGACGCGCCCTCCGTGCGCAAGCTGATCGACGCGGGCGCGATCGTGCTCGGCAAGACCAACATGCACGAACTCGCGTTCGGCATCACGAGCGCGAATCTGTCCCCGCATGCGGGCGTCGTGCGCAATCCTTACGACCCGTCGCTGATCGCGGGCGGCTCGTCAGGCGGCACAGCCGTCGCCGTCGCCGCGCGCGTGTGCCCTGCCGGCCTCGGCAGCGACACGGGCGGTTCGACGCGCATTCCCGCCGCGCTCACGGGGATTGCCGGCTTCCGCCCGTCGGTGGGCAACGGCGGCGCCGAGCGCCGCTATCACGACCCGCATGCCGTCGTCCCGATCAGCCACACGCGCGATACCGTCGGGCCGATGGCACGCACGGTCGCCGACGTCGCGCTGCTCGACGGCGTGATTACGGGCGATACCGCGCTGCCCGACGTGCCGTTGCCGGCGCTGCGCATCGGCTTGCCCGAACCGCTGTGGGCCGATCTCGAAGGCGCGACGGAAGACGTCGCACGCGCCGCGCTGACGACGCTCGCTGCCGCGGGCGTCACGTTCGTGCCCGTCGCGATGCCCGACCTGCTGCGGCTGAACGAGCAAACGGGCGGTCCGATCGCGATCCACGAAGCGCTCGACGACGTGCGCGACTACCTCGTCGCCAACGATGCGCCCGTCCGGACGGTCGGCGAGCTCGCGGCGCGCATCGCCAGCCCGGACGTGCGCAATATCTACGACGTCGTGCTGGCGGGCGCGCTGGCGCAGCACTATGCCGACGCGATGAACACGTGGCGTCCGCAATTGCAACGGCATTATGCGGACACGTTCGCGGCCGAACGCCTCGACGCACTGCTTTTTCCGACCACACGCCTTGCCGCCGTGCCGATCGACGAAGTGAACGGCTCGTCCGTCGTGTCGATCGACGGCGCGCCCGCCATCGACGAAATGACCGCCTATCTGCGCAATACCGATCCCGCCAGCAACGCCGGCATCCCGGGCCTGTCGCTGCCCGCCGGCCTGACGCAGGACGGCTTGCCCGTAGGCATCGAACTGGATGGACCGCTTGGCAGCGACCGCCGGCTGCTTGCCATCGGCATTGCGTTCGAAGCGCTGCTCGGCGCGGTCCCCGCCCCGACTATCTGA
- a CDS encoding NADPH-dependent FMN reductase: MTRFDQNRRPLVIGIGGTTRAASSTERALGFALRGAEQAGARTRLFGGTILHSLPHYAPESTQRTDEQIELIEAVRHADALIIATPGYHGGVSGLVKNALDTLEELRADERPYLDGRAVGCIVTAYGWQAAGSVLTSLRSIVHALRGWPTPFGAGINTLETRFESADTCSDPKVVEQLSIVGQQASQFALAFRSHHASHHADGAGAASATPASDADDTRPKRVLALAN; this comes from the coding sequence TTGACCCGTTTCGACCAGAACCGCCGCCCGCTCGTGATCGGCATCGGCGGCACCACGCGCGCTGCATCGTCTACTGAGCGCGCGCTCGGCTTTGCGCTGCGCGGCGCGGAACAGGCGGGCGCACGTACGCGTCTGTTTGGCGGCACAATCCTGCACAGCCTGCCGCACTATGCGCCCGAAAGCACCCAACGCACCGACGAACAGATCGAGTTGATCGAGGCCGTGCGTCACGCCGACGCGCTCATCATCGCGACACCCGGTTATCACGGCGGCGTGTCCGGCCTCGTGAAAAATGCGCTCGACACGCTCGAAGAACTGCGTGCCGACGAGCGCCCGTACCTCGACGGCCGCGCGGTCGGCTGCATCGTCACCGCATATGGGTGGCAGGCGGCGGGCTCGGTGCTGACGTCGCTGCGCTCCATCGTGCATGCGTTGCGCGGCTGGCCAACGCCGTTCGGCGCGGGCATCAACACGCTCGAAACGCGTTTCGAATCCGCCGATACCTGCTCCGATCCGAAGGTGGTCGAACAGCTGTCGATAGTCGGCCAGCAGGCCTCGCAATTCGCGCTCGCGTTCCGCTCGCATCACGCCTCACATCACGCGGACGGCGCCGGCGCGGCCTCCGCCACGCCGGCGAGCGACGCCGACGACACGCGACCCAAGCGCGTTCTCGCACTGGCGAACTGA
- a CDS encoding carboxymuconolactone decarboxylase family protein, whose protein sequence is MSRLPLQTIESAPEASRPFLQKSQAANGFLPNLVAALANAPTALETYLTVGEINSRSGLTLAEREVVQITAAAIHGCGFCVAGHTAVALKKAQLPEAIVDEIRAQGTVSDVRLHAVAAFAREVIATRGAVSDEAFAAFKSAGYSDANALEVVLGVSLATLCNFANNLARNELNPQLEAYRWEPKAQAA, encoded by the coding sequence ATGAGCCGTCTGCCTCTCCAAACCATCGAAAGCGCGCCCGAAGCCAGCCGCCCGTTTCTTCAGAAGTCGCAAGCCGCGAATGGCTTTCTGCCGAATCTGGTTGCGGCACTTGCCAATGCGCCCACTGCACTCGAGACCTATCTGACCGTCGGCGAAATCAATTCACGCAGCGGTCTCACGCTGGCCGAACGCGAAGTCGTGCAAATCACGGCCGCCGCGATTCACGGCTGCGGTTTTTGTGTCGCCGGTCATACGGCTGTCGCGCTGAAGAAGGCGCAATTGCCCGAAGCGATTGTGGATGAAATCCGTGCGCAAGGCACCGTGTCCGACGTGCGTCTGCATGCCGTTGCCGCATTCGCGCGTGAAGTGATCGCCACGCGTGGCGCCGTGTCCGACGAAGCCTTCGCCGCGTTCAAATCCGCCGGTTACAGCGACGCCAACGCACTCGAAGTGGTTCTCGGCGTGAGCCTAGCGACGCTGTGCAACTTCGCGAACAACCTGGCGCGCAACGAGTTGAATCCGCAGCTCGAAGCGTATCGCTGGGAGCCGAAGGCGCAGGCCGCATGA
- a CDS encoding ABC transporter substrate-binding protein has product MCNVPMSRREWLKLASLFTVAGAAPLLKSLDARAAVDPDAPVRIGYLPITDATPLLVAHNNGYFDAAGVRAEKPTLLRSWAQLVEAFLSGQVNVVHLLSPMTVWARYGSKAPAKVVAWNHVNGSALTVSPEVNTVADLGGKTVAVPFWYSVHNVVLQDLLRAQGLMPVLKHSGTPGPKEVNLIVMPPSDMPPALASKQIAGYIVAEPFNAAAEQLNVGKILRFTGDVWRNHACCVIFMHEQDLTQRAAWSQKVVDAIVKAQLWTRANPQEAAKLLSKEGPNHYTPHAPQLLARVLAPQAADHGRYLGDHAIQHADWNSKRIDFQPYPYPSYTEELVRRLKTTQVEGASQFLASLDPKQVASDLVDDRFVKKSIEASGGLAAFGQDASYSRKETIVV; this is encoded by the coding sequence ATGTGCAACGTACCGATGTCACGACGCGAATGGCTCAAGCTCGCGTCACTCTTCACCGTCGCAGGCGCGGCGCCGCTGCTGAAATCGCTCGACGCGCGCGCTGCCGTCGATCCCGATGCGCCCGTGCGCATCGGCTACCTGCCCATCACCGATGCAACGCCGCTGCTCGTCGCCCATAACAACGGGTATTTCGACGCAGCAGGCGTCCGGGCGGAAAAGCCCACGCTGTTGCGCAGTTGGGCGCAACTCGTCGAGGCATTCCTGTCGGGACAGGTCAACGTGGTGCATCTGCTTTCTCCGATGACAGTGTGGGCACGCTATGGCAGCAAGGCGCCCGCGAAGGTGGTGGCATGGAATCACGTGAACGGATCGGCATTGACGGTTTCGCCCGAGGTAAACACGGTGGCGGATCTCGGCGGCAAAACGGTTGCCGTGCCGTTCTGGTATTCGGTGCATAACGTCGTGCTGCAAGACCTGTTGCGCGCGCAGGGCCTCATGCCCGTGCTGAAGCATTCCGGTACGCCCGGGCCGAAGGAAGTCAACCTGATCGTCATGCCGCCTTCCGACATGCCACCCGCGCTGGCCTCGAAACAGATTGCGGGTTATATCGTCGCCGAGCCGTTCAATGCGGCCGCCGAGCAACTGAACGTCGGCAAGATTCTGCGTTTCACGGGCGACGTGTGGCGCAATCACGCGTGCTGTGTGATCTTCATGCACGAGCAGGATCTGACACAGCGCGCGGCCTGGTCGCAGAAGGTGGTCGATGCCATCGTCAAGGCGCAACTGTGGACGCGCGCCAATCCGCAAGAGGCCGCAAAGCTGCTCTCGAAGGAAGGTCCGAATCACTACACGCCGCACGCACCGCAACTGCTCGCGCGCGTGCTGGCGCCACAGGCCGCCGATCACGGCCGTTATCTCGGCGACCATGCGATCCAGCACGCCGACTGGAACTCGAAGCGGATCGACTTCCAGCCCTATCCGTATCCAAGCTACACGGAAGAACTCGTGCGCCGGCTGAAAACGACCCAGGTGGAAGGCGCGAGCCAGTTCCTCGCGTCGCTCGATCCGAAACAGGTCGCAAGCGATCTCGTCGATGACCGCTTCGTGAAGAAGAGCATCGAAGCATCGGGCGGCCTAGCGGCGTTCGGTCAGGATGCCAGCTATTCCCGCAAGGAGACGATCGTTGTCTAG
- a CDS encoding CDP-diacylglycerol diphosphatase, whose amino-acid sequence MIRPRIRHLAALAVALCTSGCALIAAADPNALWKIVDHQCVPAARASGGAGFCTAVNLPGRYAILKDINGNTQYLLIPTDRVAGIESPSVLAADAPDYWADAWAARQYVGSRIGLTFPPDQLGLEINSQFRRTQNQLHIHMDCMQDDIIKDLARFRTIEPGQWHWTKLDGSAYRVMRVLSLTGDNDPFRIVARDRQGSDAMAQQTILVTGAGPKDSDGWLVVNSGLELDDGSGTAEGMLDHACRIGMHR is encoded by the coding sequence ATGATCCGACCACGCATCAGGCACCTCGCGGCGCTCGCCGTCGCGCTGTGCACGTCCGGCTGTGCGCTCATCGCCGCCGCCGATCCCAACGCGCTCTGGAAGATCGTCGATCACCAGTGCGTGCCCGCCGCGCGCGCGTCGGGCGGCGCGGGCTTCTGCACGGCCGTCAATCTGCCCGGACGCTACGCGATCCTCAAGGACATCAACGGCAACACGCAATATTTGCTGATTCCGACGGACCGCGTGGCGGGCATCGAGAGCCCGAGCGTGCTCGCCGCCGATGCGCCCGACTACTGGGCCGACGCGTGGGCCGCGCGGCAGTACGTCGGATCGCGCATCGGCCTGACGTTTCCGCCCGATCAGCTCGGCCTCGAAATCAACTCGCAGTTCCGCCGCACGCAGAACCAGTTGCATATTCATATGGACTGCATGCAGGACGACATCATCAAGGACCTCGCGCGCTTTCGCACCATCGAGCCGGGCCAGTGGCACTGGACGAAGCTCGACGGCAGCGCGTACCGCGTGATGCGCGTGCTGTCGCTGACGGGCGACAACGACCCGTTCCGCATCGTCGCACGCGACCGGCAAGGCAGTGACGCGATGGCGCAGCAGACCATCCTCGTGACGGGCGCGGGGCCGAAGGACAGCGACGGCTGGCTGGTCGTCAACAGCGGCCTGGAACTCGACGACGGCAGCGGCACGGCGGAGGGCATGCTCGATCACGCGTGCAGAATCGGCATGCATCGGTAA
- a CDS encoding AraC family transcriptional regulator, whose protein sequence is MASPPTLIMPTSAEQAADRLLSGLELRSTLFHVGRYCGAYRASTAGHQRASFHLVLEGTCWLHLPAKEGRAAQSTRLVAGDAVFLMHDMAHCLTPDPNAPSDDEYAVRIGAMTPLDTLDRSHDGIALACGFFEFRSDLGEAITGLLPDHIVARHDDTKLAGARTLFDLIRVEAARAQDAPSPLINRLTDALFFYALRAVASADDFAPGLWSVMRRSEFTPLVSAIIEKPGDDWTTHTMAAFCHMSRARFCKQFAQVCGQPPAQFLALLRMKVAAEMLRHGASTLSTAEHVGYQSESAFAQAFKRVTGLPPGTCRREPAGVAQTPVH, encoded by the coding sequence ATGGCTTCACCGCCTACGCTCATCATGCCGACCTCCGCCGAACAGGCCGCCGACAGGCTGCTCTCCGGACTCGAATTGCGCAGCACCCTGTTTCACGTAGGGCGCTACTGCGGGGCGTATCGCGCGTCGACGGCGGGACATCAGCGCGCGAGTTTTCATCTGGTGCTGGAAGGCACGTGCTGGCTTCATCTCCCCGCCAAAGAAGGCCGCGCCGCGCAAAGCACACGGCTCGTCGCGGGCGACGCCGTGTTCCTGATGCACGACATGGCACATTGCCTGACGCCCGACCCCAACGCTCCATCCGACGACGAATACGCCGTGCGCATCGGCGCCATGACGCCGCTCGACACGCTCGACCGTTCACACGATGGCATCGCGCTGGCGTGCGGCTTCTTCGAATTCCGTTCCGATCTCGGCGAAGCGATCACCGGTCTGCTGCCCGATCACATCGTCGCACGCCATGACGACACGAAGCTGGCCGGCGCGCGCACGCTATTCGATCTGATCCGCGTGGAAGCCGCCCGTGCCCAAGACGCACCCTCGCCGCTCATCAATCGTCTGACGGACGCGCTGTTCTTCTATGCACTGCGCGCCGTCGCGAGCGCCGACGATTTCGCGCCGGGCCTGTGGTCGGTGATGCGGCGCTCTGAATTTACGCCGCTCGTCAGCGCGATCATCGAGAAACCCGGCGACGACTGGACCACACACACGATGGCGGCGTTTTGCCACATGTCGCGCGCGCGTTTCTGCAAGCAGTTTGCGCAAGTGTGCGGACAACCTCCTGCGCAGTTTCTCGCGCTGCTGCGCATGAAGGTCGCGGCGGAAATGTTGAGGCACGGCGCATCCACCCTCAGCACGGCGGAGCACGTCGGCTATCAGTCGGAATCCGCCTTTGCACAGGCCTTCAAACGCGTCACGGGCCTGCCGCCGGGTACATGTCGCCGCGAGCCCGCAGGCGTCGCACAGACGCCCGTCCATTGA
- a CDS encoding toll/interleukin-1 receptor domain-containing protein, whose translation MRPIFISYRREDTEGQAGRLFESLREVFGEHTVFMDVATIEPGADFRRAIETNIDKCAVLLALIGRTWLTVTDREGKRRIDNPNDFVRLETSSALKRDVTVIPVLVQGATMPQEADLPAEIKDLAYRNAFELTHARWDSDVELLIRTLRARAVDAPGEPASAATPHAIPSPNANAGKGHARIWTIGGAVAAVALMGAVVLKISGSAHEAKANPAIVASEPVPATTATTPGNQAGKGDQMVSKKALQRAAHDRGACVKPFVWRQAQPRDKVCVTPDTQSRILAENRAASDNRMPNGGAYGPDTCKQGFVWRAAFDGDTVCVTPESRQMTADDNMLGARRIVPLPQ comes from the coding sequence ATGCGGCCCATTTTCATCAGTTACCGGCGCGAGGATACGGAAGGCCAGGCTGGCCGCCTGTTCGAATCGTTGCGCGAAGTGTTCGGCGAACACACCGTCTTCATGGACGTTGCAACGATCGAGCCGGGCGCCGACTTCCGGCGCGCAATCGAGACCAACATCGACAAGTGCGCCGTACTGCTCGCGCTGATCGGACGGACCTGGCTCACCGTCACAGACCGGGAAGGCAAACGGCGCATCGACAATCCAAACGACTTCGTGCGGCTCGAAACGTCGTCGGCGCTCAAGCGCGACGTGACCGTGATACCCGTGCTGGTGCAAGGCGCGACGATGCCGCAGGAAGCCGATCTGCCCGCCGAAATCAAGGACCTCGCCTACCGCAATGCCTTCGAGCTGACACACGCACGCTGGGACAGCGACGTGGAGCTGCTGATCCGGACCTTGCGCGCGCGCGCAGTCGACGCCCCCGGCGAGCCCGCCTCCGCCGCCACGCCGCACGCAATACCCAGCCCGAACGCAAACGCGGGCAAAGGTCACGCGCGCATATGGACGATCGGCGGCGCGGTCGCGGCCGTCGCCCTGATGGGCGCAGTCGTATTGAAGATCTCAGGGTCTGCTCACGAGGCAAAAGCGAACCCGGCTATTGTCGCATCGGAGCCCGTCCCGGCGACGACGGCGACGACGCCCGGCAATCAGGCGGGCAAAGGCGATCAGATGGTGTCGAAGAAGGCTTTGCAGCGGGCCGCGCACGATCGCGGCGCGTGCGTCAAGCCGTTCGTCTGGCGCCAGGCGCAACCCCGCGACAAGGTGTGCGTGACGCCCGACACGCAATCGCGCATCCTCGCCGAAAACCGCGCCGCCTCGGACAACCGCATGCCGAACGGCGGCGCCTATGGGCCGGACACCTGCAAGCAGGGCTTCGTATGGCGCGCGGCGTTCGACGGCGACACCGTGTGCGTGACGCCCGAATCGCGGCAGATGACGGCCGACGACAATATGCTCGGCGCACGGCGAATCGTGCCGTTGCCGCAGTAA